The following are from one region of the Arachis duranensis cultivar V14167 chromosome 10, aradu.V14167.gnm2.J7QH, whole genome shotgun sequence genome:
- the LOC107469151 gene encoding zinc finger protein STOP1 homolog, which produces MSAPINQSEDPNSPDPNWNSDPQLPLRNLEQIRTRLDSLHRFLSESITSNNPLSGDQSAAVSDQIASVIHQSIAHASALVSYSKTFHPPGSTPAAAPPLPRVDLSASVEKLKRASDLKIEPPDEDTATDEFADSDEIVELDAVEILAEHLHFCEICGKGFRRDANLRMHMRAHGNQFKTPEALAKPENPSSAAVRSRFSCPFEGCNRNKNHQRFRPLKSMVCVKNHFKRSHCPKMYSCTRCHKKSFSVLSDLKSHMKNCGESKWKCSCGTTFSRKDKLFGHIALFEGHVPLLEDDNKGKHVQEDDDSDHFSDLPDGFFDDLGDLSSLGFPLI; this is translated from the coding sequence ATGTCCGCTCCCATAAATCAGTCTGAGGATCCGAATTCTCCGGATCCGAATTGGAATTCGGATCCACAACTTCCGCTCCGTAACCTCGAACAGATCCGAACCCGACTCGATTCCCTCCATCGCTTTTTATCGGAATCCATCACCTCCAACAACCCTCTCTCCGGCGACCAATCCGCCGCCGTCTCCGATCAAATCGCCTCCGTCATCCACCAAAGCATCGCCCACGCCTCCGCCCTCGTCTCCTACTCTAAAACCTTCCACCCGCCGGGTTCCACTCCCGCCGCCGCGCCGCCGTTACCTAGGGTTGACCTATCAGCCAGTGTCGAGAAACTCAAACGCGCGTCGGATCTGAAAATCGAGCCGCCGGACGAGGACACCGCAACCGATGAGTTTGCCGATAGCGACGAGATCGTGGAGCTCGACGCCGTGGAGATCCTCGCGGAGCACCTTCACTTCTGCGAGATCTGCGGGAAAGGGTTCCGGCGAGACGCGAATCTGCGCATGCATATGCGCGCTCACGGGAACCAGTTCAAGACACCGGAGGCACTCGCGAAGCCGGAGAATCCGTCGTCCGCCGCCGTGCGCAGCCGGTTCTCGTGCCCGTTCGAGGGATGCAACAGGAACAAGAACCACCAGCGCTTCAGGCCGCTGAAATCGATGGTGTGTGTGAAGAATCACTTCAAGAGAAGCCACTGCCCGAAGATGTATTCGTGCACGCGGTGCCATAAGAAGAGCTTTTCGGTGCTCTCTGATCTGAAGAGCCACATGAAGAATTGCGGAGAGTCGAAGTGGAAGTGCTCTTGTGGGACCACGTTCTCAAGAAAGGATAAACTTTTTGGGCACATTGCTTTGTTTGAAGGGCATGTACCCTTGCTTGAAGACGATAATAAGGGCAAGCATGTGCAGGAAGATGATGATAGTGATCATTTTAGTGATTTGCCTGATGGCTTTTTTGATGATTTGGGTGATTTGAGCTCTTTAGGGTTTCCCTTAATTTAA
- the LOC107469149 gene encoding ubiquitin carboxyl-terminal hydrolase 4, translated as MGAAGSKLEKALGDQFPEGERYFGLENFGNTCYCNSVLQALYFCVPFREQLLDYYANNKSMADAEENLLTCLADLFSQISSQKKKTGVIAPKRFVQRLKKQNELFRSYMHQDAHEFLNFLLNELVDILEKEAQSAKDDQDPLPPSEKVANGPIAGPVNGAKKEPLVTWVHKNFQGILTNETRCLQCETVTARDETFFDLSLDIEQNSSITSCLKNFSSTETLNAEDKFFCDKCCSLQEAQKRMKIKKPPQILVIHLKRFKYIEQLGRYKKLSYRVVFPLELKLSDTVEDADIEYSLFAVVVHVGSGPNHGHYVSLVKSHNHWLFFDDENVEMIDESAVQTFFGSSQEYSSNTDHGYILFYESIASGHKS; from the exons ATGGGTGCTGCGGGTTCCAAGCTCGAGAAGGCTCTCGGTGACCAATTCCCTGAAGGTGAACGTTACTTCGGCCTCGAGAATTTCGGCAACACTTGTTACTGCAACAGCGTTTTGCAG GCACTGTACTTCTGTGTCCCATTTCGTGAACAATTGTTAGATTATTATGCAAATAACAAAAGCATGGCAGATGCAGAGGAAAATCTTTTGACTTGCCTAGCTGACTTATTTTCACAG ATAAGTTCCCAAAAGAAGAAAACTGGTGTGATTGCTCCCAAAAGATTTGTACAGAGGttgaaaaaacaaaatgaacTCTTCCGCAGCTATATGCACCAG GATGCCCATGAATTCTTGAACTTTTTGTTGAATGAACTTGTCGACATTTTGGAGAAAGAGGCCCAGTCTGCAAAAGATGATCAAGATCCATTACCGCCTTCTGAAAAGGTTGCAAATGGGCCTATAGCTGGTCCAGTTAATGGCGCCAAGAAAGAGCCTTTAGTTACTTGGGTTCATAAAAACTTTCAG GGAATACTCACCAATGAGACAAGGTGCCTACAATGCGAAACAGTGACTGCTAGGGATGAAACCTTTTTTGACTTGAGCCTCGACATTGAACAGAACAGTTCAATTACAAGCTGTTTGAAAAACTTCAGTTCAACGGAGACATTAAATGCcgaagataaatttttttgtgacaaATGCTGCAG TTTGCAAGAagctcagaagaggatgaagataaaGAAACCACCTCAAATCTTGGTCATCCATCTAAAACGGTTTAAGTATATTGAACAGCTTGGCCGCTACAAGAAGTTATCTTACCGGGTTGTCTTCCCCCTTGAGCTGAAGCTGAGTGATACCGTTGAAGATGCAGACATTGAGTATTCTCTGTTTGCAGTAGTTGTCCATGTTGGTAGTGGCCCTAACCATGGCCATTATGTTAGCCTTGTGAAAAGCCATAACCACTGGTTATTTTTTGACGACGAAAATGTTGAGATGATAGATGAGTCAGCCGTTCAGACATTCTTTGGGTCATCACAGGAATATTCCAGTAATACAGACCATGGTTACATTTTGTTCTACGAGAGCATAGCCTCTGGTCACAAGAGTTAG
- the LOC127742821 gene encoding uncharacterized protein LOC127742821, whose amino-acid sequence MKRFGQQRKPQYLLTGIEPTNRPLRPASSLQPPQTHTPTPTAQHRRGHEATTHHDPPATTGRDRTPEALNAPTSVAPSAASRPQQRRALSSVALSXPQHRRPQQRRPQHRRPQHRRPQHRHPQPLRRQRLPLERKQQRSVSSVEELKSSFPVEMKVMKSMTQICSKLWRILMVDDKFGSF is encoded by the exons ATGAAGCGGTTCGGTCAACAAAGAAAACCGCAATATTTGTTAACCGGTATTGAACCGACGAACCGGCCG CTTCGCCCAGCCTCCAGCCTCCAGCCTCCACAGACCCACACTCCCACTCCCACAGCACAACACCGACGAGGCCACGAGGCCACGACCCACCACGACCCACCGGCCACCACTGGGAGAGACAGAACGCCTGAAGCCCTCAACGCACCCACCTCCGTCGCGCCCTCAGCAGCGTCGCGCCCTCAGCAGCGTCGCGCCCTCAGCAGCGTCGCCCTCAGCNNCCCTCAGCACCGTCGCCCTCAGCAGCGTCGCCCTCAACACCGTCGCCCTCAGCACCGTCGCCCTCAGCACCGTCACCCTCAGCCACTTCGCCGTCAGCGTCTGCCTCTTGAGAGAAAGCAACAGAGAAGCGTCAGCAGCGTTGAAGAACTGAAGTCCTCATTTCCag TGGAAATGAAGGTGATGAAATCAATGACGCAAATCTGCAGCAAATTATGGAGGATTTTGATGGTTGATGACAAATTTGGCTCATTTTGA